One Falco cherrug isolate bFalChe1 chromosome 11, bFalChe1.pri, whole genome shotgun sequence DNA window includes the following coding sequences:
- the TSC22D2 gene encoding TSC22 domain family protein 2 isoform X3 — translation MSKMPAKKKSCFQITSVTTAQVASSITEDTESLDDPDESRTEDVSSEIFDVSRATDYGPEDVCERSSSEETLNNVGEAETPGNISPNLLLDGQLAVAAGGVAAAPPAVAPSGGAVPKSSAAPLSATAPGTAVAASSSAPTALPSTGLSASAALGTMSQTVAAACSSRFRVIKLDHGTGEPYRRGRWTCMEYYDRDSDGGGVLGRTGDCIRHSSTFEQAAQERDSGLGATGGSVVVSAVPVSAHGPDSVADSSLTAVSQLIQTEKMNQSSLQQPNFVIGQQQQLQQPIGGAVPQSTAQPMFSGASVANQQMVVPQQSQPQVNTQGVTQAGPNGKGMAPPKVTVGQPSIPVAQQQVQQANIPVTQPQQFAYSQSQIPPVHLLPTQPSGQTEYMQHMTIMQSQGTIQQATTGSVPSTVASNLPVGQVTGQNPSPVGAPVMGVSAQPGEAVGQGSGLMQSGQTQASQTAVPKAGGVVQQGIGHAGIVQQKSVTQHQMGGSSQVSGMPGAPHAVVSGVQSVPAVVPGTSVPSVSTTTSVTMPNVPVTLVQSQLTSHTSVSRSTGVQPQHVGHSLMQGTPNVPANLPQSNLGQFQTQAQSLVGQIDDTRRKSEPLPQPPLSLIAENKPLVKPPIPDTLANPLQLPASTPMNSLASSVFGISIPVDGDEDRLLLQLGKIFLNSIPAVQSACRSSAGIRQLHSTKRSISTSYVSQRPSGIVDLVQALLPLTTK, via the exons ATGTCCAAGATGCCGGCCAAGAAGAAGAGCTGCTTCCAGATCACCAGCGTGACCACTGCTCAGGTGGCCAGCAGCATCACCGAGGACACCGAGAGCCTGGACGACCCGGATGAGTCCCGCACTGAGGACGTGTCTTCTGAAATCTTTGACGTTTCCAGAGCCACCGACTATGGCCCCGAGGATGTCTGTGAGCGGAGCTCCTCAGAAGAGACGCTCAACAACGTGGGTGAGGCTGAAACTCCTGGCAACATCTCTCCCAACCTCCTTTTGGATGggcagctggctgtggctgcGGGTGGGGTAGCTGCGGCTCCGCCAGCTGTGGCCCCCAGCGGGGGGGCTGTGCCCAAGAGCTCTGCGGCCCCCCTGTCAGCTACTGCCCCTGGCACTGCGGTGGCAGCTAGCAGCAGTGCTCCAACCGCCTTGCCCTCCACAGGGCTTTCTGCATCTGCTGCTCTTGGGACGATGTCTCAGACAGTAGCTGCTGCGTGCAGCTCACGCTTCAGGGTGATCAAGCTGGACCATGGTACAGGGGAGCCCTATAGGCGAGGACGATGGACGTGTATGGAGTATTATGACCGGGACTCGGATGGTGGTGGTGTCCTGGGCAGGACTGGAGATTGCATTAGGCACAGCAGCACCTTTGAGCAGGCTGCTCAAGAGAGGGACAGCGGCCTTGGTGCCACAGGAGGTTCCGTCGTGGTCTCAGCTGTGCCAGTGTCAGCCCATGGCCCTGATTCTGTAGCTGACAGTTCCCTGACTGCTGTGTCACAGCTGATCCAGACAGAGAAAATGAACCAGTCCTCTCTACAGCAACCTAATTTTGTCATTGGGcaacaacagcagctgcaacaaCCCATAGGTGGGGCCGTGCCTCAAAGTACTGCTCAGCCTATGTTTTCTGGGGCTTCGGTAGCAAATCAGCAAATGGTGGTGCCACAGCAATCGCAGCCACAGGTAAATACGCAGGGTGTTACACAGGCTGGACCCAATGGGAAAGGCATGGCACCTCCAAAAGTGACAGTAGGGCAGCCAAGCATtcctgtggcacagcagcaggtgcAGCAGGCAAACATACCAGTGACTCAGCCTCAACAGTTTGCTTATTCTCAGTCCCAGATTCCACCAGTGCATCTACTGCCAACGCAACCTTCTGGTCAGACCGAATACATGCAGCACATGACAATTATGCAGTCTCAAGGAACTATTCAACAGGCTACTACAGGCTCTGTTCCAAGTACTGTGGCTTCCAACCTTCCTGTGGGGCAGGTGACCGGCCAAAATCCCTCACCTGTGGGAGCACCAGTGATGGGGGTGTCGGCACAGCCTGGTGAAGCAGTTGGACAGGGATCGGGATTAATGCAGAGTGGCCAGACACAAGCTAGTCAGACTGCCGTTCCGAAAGCAGGAGGTGTGGTGCAGCAAGGCATTGGACATGCTGGGATTGTGCAACAGAAATCTGTGACTCAGCATCAAATGGGTGGAAGCAGTCAAGTGTCCGGAATGCCTGGTGCTCCCCATGCTGTGGTCTCTGGAGTTCAGAGCGTGCCTGCAGTTGTGCCGGGTACAAGTGTGCCTAGTGTGTCTACCACCACTTCCGTTACTATGCCAAATGTCCCTGTTACACTAGTCCAGTCCCAGCTGACTAGCCATACTTCTGTCAGCAGAAGTACCGGTGTTCAGCCACAGCATGTCGGACACTCATTAATGCAGGGCACGCCTAATGTACCTGCGAATCTGCCACAGTCAAACCTCGGACAGTTTCAGACCCAAGCTCAATCCTTAGTAGGCCAGATTGATGATActagaagaaaatcagaacCCCTACCTCAGCCACCACTTTCTCTTATAGCTGAAAATAAACCTCTTGTGAAGCCTCCCATTCCAGACACTCTAGCAAATCCTCTTCAGTTACCTGCAAGTACTCCTATGAACAGTCTTGCCAGCTCTGTATTTGGCATATCTATTCCTGTTGATGGTGATGAAGACAG actaTTGCTCCAATTGGGCAAGATCTTCCTGAATTCTATTCCTGCTGTCCAGAGTGCTTGCAGATCATCTGCAG GAATCCGTCAGCTGCATTCTACCAAGCGTTCCATTTCAACAAGTTACGTGAGTCAAAGACCTTCTGGGATAG TGGATCTGGTGCAAGCGTTGTTGCCATTGACAACAAAATAG
- the TSC22D2 gene encoding TSC22 domain family protein 2 isoform X2: MSKMPAKKKSCFQITSVTTAQVASSITEDTESLDDPDESRTEDVSSEIFDVSRATDYGPEDVCERSSSEETLNNVGEAETPGNISPNLLLDGQLAVAAGGVAAAPPAVAPSGGAVPKSSAAPLSATAPGTAVAASSSAPTALPSTGLSASAALGTMSQTVAAACSSRFRVIKLDHGTGEPYRRGRWTCMEYYDRDSDGGGVLGRTGDCIRHSSTFEQAAQERDSGLGATGGSVVVSAVPVSAHGPDSVADSSLTAVSQLIQTEKMNQSSLQQPNFVIGQQQQLQQPIGGAVPQSTAQPMFSGASVANQQMVVPQQSQPQVNTQGVTQAGPNGKGMAPPKVTVGQPSIPVAQQQVQQANIPVTQPQQFAYSQSQIPPVHLLPTQPSGQTEYMQHMTIMQSQGTIQQATTGSVPSTVASNLPVGQVTGQNPSPVGAPVMGVSAQPGEAVGQGSGLMQSGQTQASQTAVPKAGGVVQQGIGHAGIVQQKSVTQHQMGGSSQVSGMPGAPHAVVSGVQSVPAVVPGTSVPSVSTTTSVTMPNVPVTLVQSQLTSHTSVSRSTGVQPQHVGHSLMQGTPNVPANLPQSNLGQFQTQAQSLVGQIDDTRRKSEPLPQPPLSLIAENKPLVKPPIPDTLANPLQLPASTPMNSLASSVFGISIPVDGDEDSGSGASVVAIDNKIEQAMDLVKSHLMYAVREEVEVLKEQIKELVERNSLLERENALLKSLSNNEQLSQLSTQQANSSSTSQAQTVIAQPPQPTQPPQQPNVSSA; the protein is encoded by the exons ATGTCCAAGATGCCGGCCAAGAAGAAGAGCTGCTTCCAGATCACCAGCGTGACCACTGCTCAGGTGGCCAGCAGCATCACCGAGGACACCGAGAGCCTGGACGACCCGGATGAGTCCCGCACTGAGGACGTGTCTTCTGAAATCTTTGACGTTTCCAGAGCCACCGACTATGGCCCCGAGGATGTCTGTGAGCGGAGCTCCTCAGAAGAGACGCTCAACAACGTGGGTGAGGCTGAAACTCCTGGCAACATCTCTCCCAACCTCCTTTTGGATGggcagctggctgtggctgcGGGTGGGGTAGCTGCGGCTCCGCCAGCTGTGGCCCCCAGCGGGGGGGCTGTGCCCAAGAGCTCTGCGGCCCCCCTGTCAGCTACTGCCCCTGGCACTGCGGTGGCAGCTAGCAGCAGTGCTCCAACCGCCTTGCCCTCCACAGGGCTTTCTGCATCTGCTGCTCTTGGGACGATGTCTCAGACAGTAGCTGCTGCGTGCAGCTCACGCTTCAGGGTGATCAAGCTGGACCATGGTACAGGGGAGCCCTATAGGCGAGGACGATGGACGTGTATGGAGTATTATGACCGGGACTCGGATGGTGGTGGTGTCCTGGGCAGGACTGGAGATTGCATTAGGCACAGCAGCACCTTTGAGCAGGCTGCTCAAGAGAGGGACAGCGGCCTTGGTGCCACAGGAGGTTCCGTCGTGGTCTCAGCTGTGCCAGTGTCAGCCCATGGCCCTGATTCTGTAGCTGACAGTTCCCTGACTGCTGTGTCACAGCTGATCCAGACAGAGAAAATGAACCAGTCCTCTCTACAGCAACCTAATTTTGTCATTGGGcaacaacagcagctgcaacaaCCCATAGGTGGGGCCGTGCCTCAAAGTACTGCTCAGCCTATGTTTTCTGGGGCTTCGGTAGCAAATCAGCAAATGGTGGTGCCACAGCAATCGCAGCCACAGGTAAATACGCAGGGTGTTACACAGGCTGGACCCAATGGGAAAGGCATGGCACCTCCAAAAGTGACAGTAGGGCAGCCAAGCATtcctgtggcacagcagcaggtgcAGCAGGCAAACATACCAGTGACTCAGCCTCAACAGTTTGCTTATTCTCAGTCCCAGATTCCACCAGTGCATCTACTGCCAACGCAACCTTCTGGTCAGACCGAATACATGCAGCACATGACAATTATGCAGTCTCAAGGAACTATTCAACAGGCTACTACAGGCTCTGTTCCAAGTACTGTGGCTTCCAACCTTCCTGTGGGGCAGGTGACCGGCCAAAATCCCTCACCTGTGGGAGCACCAGTGATGGGGGTGTCGGCACAGCCTGGTGAAGCAGTTGGACAGGGATCGGGATTAATGCAGAGTGGCCAGACACAAGCTAGTCAGACTGCCGTTCCGAAAGCAGGAGGTGTGGTGCAGCAAGGCATTGGACATGCTGGGATTGTGCAACAGAAATCTGTGACTCAGCATCAAATGGGTGGAAGCAGTCAAGTGTCCGGAATGCCTGGTGCTCCCCATGCTGTGGTCTCTGGAGTTCAGAGCGTGCCTGCAGTTGTGCCGGGTACAAGTGTGCCTAGTGTGTCTACCACCACTTCCGTTACTATGCCAAATGTCCCTGTTACACTAGTCCAGTCCCAGCTGACTAGCCATACTTCTGTCAGCAGAAGTACCGGTGTTCAGCCACAGCATGTCGGACACTCATTAATGCAGGGCACGCCTAATGTACCTGCGAATCTGCCACAGTCAAACCTCGGACAGTTTCAGACCCAAGCTCAATCCTTAGTAGGCCAGATTGATGATActagaagaaaatcagaacCCCTACCTCAGCCACCACTTTCTCTTATAGCTGAAAATAAACCTCTTGTGAAGCCTCCCATTCCAGACACTCTAGCAAATCCTCTTCAGTTACCTGCAAGTACTCCTATGAACAGTCTTGCCAGCTCTGTATTTGGCATATCTATTCCTGTTGATGGTGATGAAGACAG TGGATCTGGTGCAAGCGTTGTTGCCATTGACAACAAAATAGAACAGGCAATG GATCTAGTGAAAAGCCATTTAATGTATGCAGTAAGAGAAGAAGTGGAAGTTCTGaaggaacaaataaaagaattagTCGAAAGAAACTCTTTACTTGAACGAGAAAATGCACTGTTAAAATCTCTTTCAAACAATGAGCAGTTATCCCAACTTTCAACCCAACAGGCCAATTCTAGTAGCACTTCACAAGCGCAAACAGTGATAGCACAGCCTCCGCAGCCAACGCAACCTCCACAGCAGCCGAATGTCTCCTCAGCATAA
- the TSC22D2 gene encoding TSC22 domain family protein 2 isoform X1 — protein MSKMPAKKKSCFQITSVTTAQVASSITEDTESLDDPDESRTEDVSSEIFDVSRATDYGPEDVCERSSSEETLNNVGEAETPGNISPNLLLDGQLAVAAGGVAAAPPAVAPSGGAVPKSSAAPLSATAPGTAVAASSSAPTALPSTGLSASAALGTMSQTVAAACSSRFRVIKLDHGTGEPYRRGRWTCMEYYDRDSDGGGVLGRTGDCIRHSSTFEQAAQERDSGLGATGGSVVVSAVPVSAHGPDSVADSSLTAVSQLIQTEKMNQSSLQQPNFVIGQQQQLQQPIGGAVPQSTAQPMFSGASVANQQMVVPQQSQPQVNTQGVTQAGPNGKGMAPPKVTVGQPSIPVAQQQVQQANIPVTQPQQFAYSQSQIPPVHLLPTQPSGQTEYMQHMTIMQSQGTIQQATTGSVPSTVASNLPVGQVTGQNPSPVGAPVMGVSAQPGEAVGQGSGLMQSGQTQASQTAVPKAGGVVQQGIGHAGIVQQKSVTQHQMGGSSQVSGMPGAPHAVVSGVQSVPAVVPGTSVPSVSTTTSVTMPNVPVTLVQSQLTSHTSVSRSTGVQPQHVGHSLMQGTPNVPANLPQSNLGQFQTQAQSLVGQIDDTRRKSEPLPQPPLSLIAENKPLVKPPIPDTLANPLQLPASTPMNSLASSVFGISIPVDGDEDRNPSAAFYQAFHFNKLRESKTFWDSGSGASVVAIDNKIEQAMDLVKSHLMYAVREEVEVLKEQIKELVERNSLLERENALLKSLSNNEQLSQLSTQQANSSSTSQAQTVIAQPPQPTQPPQQPNVSSA, from the exons ATGTCCAAGATGCCGGCCAAGAAGAAGAGCTGCTTCCAGATCACCAGCGTGACCACTGCTCAGGTGGCCAGCAGCATCACCGAGGACACCGAGAGCCTGGACGACCCGGATGAGTCCCGCACTGAGGACGTGTCTTCTGAAATCTTTGACGTTTCCAGAGCCACCGACTATGGCCCCGAGGATGTCTGTGAGCGGAGCTCCTCAGAAGAGACGCTCAACAACGTGGGTGAGGCTGAAACTCCTGGCAACATCTCTCCCAACCTCCTTTTGGATGggcagctggctgtggctgcGGGTGGGGTAGCTGCGGCTCCGCCAGCTGTGGCCCCCAGCGGGGGGGCTGTGCCCAAGAGCTCTGCGGCCCCCCTGTCAGCTACTGCCCCTGGCACTGCGGTGGCAGCTAGCAGCAGTGCTCCAACCGCCTTGCCCTCCACAGGGCTTTCTGCATCTGCTGCTCTTGGGACGATGTCTCAGACAGTAGCTGCTGCGTGCAGCTCACGCTTCAGGGTGATCAAGCTGGACCATGGTACAGGGGAGCCCTATAGGCGAGGACGATGGACGTGTATGGAGTATTATGACCGGGACTCGGATGGTGGTGGTGTCCTGGGCAGGACTGGAGATTGCATTAGGCACAGCAGCACCTTTGAGCAGGCTGCTCAAGAGAGGGACAGCGGCCTTGGTGCCACAGGAGGTTCCGTCGTGGTCTCAGCTGTGCCAGTGTCAGCCCATGGCCCTGATTCTGTAGCTGACAGTTCCCTGACTGCTGTGTCACAGCTGATCCAGACAGAGAAAATGAACCAGTCCTCTCTACAGCAACCTAATTTTGTCATTGGGcaacaacagcagctgcaacaaCCCATAGGTGGGGCCGTGCCTCAAAGTACTGCTCAGCCTATGTTTTCTGGGGCTTCGGTAGCAAATCAGCAAATGGTGGTGCCACAGCAATCGCAGCCACAGGTAAATACGCAGGGTGTTACACAGGCTGGACCCAATGGGAAAGGCATGGCACCTCCAAAAGTGACAGTAGGGCAGCCAAGCATtcctgtggcacagcagcaggtgcAGCAGGCAAACATACCAGTGACTCAGCCTCAACAGTTTGCTTATTCTCAGTCCCAGATTCCACCAGTGCATCTACTGCCAACGCAACCTTCTGGTCAGACCGAATACATGCAGCACATGACAATTATGCAGTCTCAAGGAACTATTCAACAGGCTACTACAGGCTCTGTTCCAAGTACTGTGGCTTCCAACCTTCCTGTGGGGCAGGTGACCGGCCAAAATCCCTCACCTGTGGGAGCACCAGTGATGGGGGTGTCGGCACAGCCTGGTGAAGCAGTTGGACAGGGATCGGGATTAATGCAGAGTGGCCAGACACAAGCTAGTCAGACTGCCGTTCCGAAAGCAGGAGGTGTGGTGCAGCAAGGCATTGGACATGCTGGGATTGTGCAACAGAAATCTGTGACTCAGCATCAAATGGGTGGAAGCAGTCAAGTGTCCGGAATGCCTGGTGCTCCCCATGCTGTGGTCTCTGGAGTTCAGAGCGTGCCTGCAGTTGTGCCGGGTACAAGTGTGCCTAGTGTGTCTACCACCACTTCCGTTACTATGCCAAATGTCCCTGTTACACTAGTCCAGTCCCAGCTGACTAGCCATACTTCTGTCAGCAGAAGTACCGGTGTTCAGCCACAGCATGTCGGACACTCATTAATGCAGGGCACGCCTAATGTACCTGCGAATCTGCCACAGTCAAACCTCGGACAGTTTCAGACCCAAGCTCAATCCTTAGTAGGCCAGATTGATGATActagaagaaaatcagaacCCCTACCTCAGCCACCACTTTCTCTTATAGCTGAAAATAAACCTCTTGTGAAGCCTCCCATTCCAGACACTCTAGCAAATCCTCTTCAGTTACCTGCAAGTACTCCTATGAACAGTCTTGCCAGCTCTGTATTTGGCATATCTATTCCTGTTGATGGTGATGAAGACAG GAATCCGTCAGCTGCATTCTACCAAGCGTTCCATTTCAACAAGTTACGTGAGTCAAAGACCTTCTGGGATAG TGGATCTGGTGCAAGCGTTGTTGCCATTGACAACAAAATAGAACAGGCAATG GATCTAGTGAAAAGCCATTTAATGTATGCAGTAAGAGAAGAAGTGGAAGTTCTGaaggaacaaataaaagaattagTCGAAAGAAACTCTTTACTTGAACGAGAAAATGCACTGTTAAAATCTCTTTCAAACAATGAGCAGTTATCCCAACTTTCAACCCAACAGGCCAATTCTAGTAGCACTTCACAAGCGCAAACAGTGATAGCACAGCCTCCGCAGCCAACGCAACCTCCACAGCAGCCGAATGTCTCCTCAGCATAA
- the TSC22D2 gene encoding TSC22 domain family protein 2 isoform X5 → MSKMPAKKKSCFQITSVTTAQVASSITEDTESLDDPDESRTEDVSSEIFDVSRATDYGPEDVCERSSSEETLNNVGEAETPGNISPNLLLDGQLAVAAGGVAAAPPAVAPSGGAVPKSSAAPLSATAPGTAVAASSSAPTALPSTGLSASAALGTMSQTVAAACSSRFRVIKLDHGTGEPYRRGRWTCMEYYDRDSDGGGVLGRTGDCIRHSSTFEQAAQERDSGLGATGGSVVVSAVPVSAHGPDSVADSSLTAVSQLIQTEKMNQSSLQQPNFVIGQQQQLQQPIGGAVPQSTAQPMFSGASVANQQMVVPQQSQPQVNTQGVTQAGPNGKGMAPPKVTVGQPSIPVAQQQVQQANIPVTQPQQFAYSQSQIPPVHLLPTQPSGQTEYMQHMTIMQSQGTIQQATTGSVPSTVASNLPVGQVTGQNPSPVGAPVMGVSAQPGEAVGQGSGLMQSGQTQASQTAVPKAGGVVQQGIGHAGIVQQKSVTQHQMGGSSQVSGMPGAPHAVVSGVQSVPAVVPGTSVPSVSTTTSVTMPNVPVTLVQSQLTSHTSVSRSTGVQPQHVGHSLMQGTPNVPANLPQSNLGQFQTQAQSLVGQIDDTRRKSEPLPQPPLSLIAENKPLVKPPIPDTLANPLQLPASTPMNSLASSVFGISIPVDGDEDRLLLQLGKIFLNSIPAVQSACRSSAVDLVQALLPLTTK, encoded by the exons ATGTCCAAGATGCCGGCCAAGAAGAAGAGCTGCTTCCAGATCACCAGCGTGACCACTGCTCAGGTGGCCAGCAGCATCACCGAGGACACCGAGAGCCTGGACGACCCGGATGAGTCCCGCACTGAGGACGTGTCTTCTGAAATCTTTGACGTTTCCAGAGCCACCGACTATGGCCCCGAGGATGTCTGTGAGCGGAGCTCCTCAGAAGAGACGCTCAACAACGTGGGTGAGGCTGAAACTCCTGGCAACATCTCTCCCAACCTCCTTTTGGATGggcagctggctgtggctgcGGGTGGGGTAGCTGCGGCTCCGCCAGCTGTGGCCCCCAGCGGGGGGGCTGTGCCCAAGAGCTCTGCGGCCCCCCTGTCAGCTACTGCCCCTGGCACTGCGGTGGCAGCTAGCAGCAGTGCTCCAACCGCCTTGCCCTCCACAGGGCTTTCTGCATCTGCTGCTCTTGGGACGATGTCTCAGACAGTAGCTGCTGCGTGCAGCTCACGCTTCAGGGTGATCAAGCTGGACCATGGTACAGGGGAGCCCTATAGGCGAGGACGATGGACGTGTATGGAGTATTATGACCGGGACTCGGATGGTGGTGGTGTCCTGGGCAGGACTGGAGATTGCATTAGGCACAGCAGCACCTTTGAGCAGGCTGCTCAAGAGAGGGACAGCGGCCTTGGTGCCACAGGAGGTTCCGTCGTGGTCTCAGCTGTGCCAGTGTCAGCCCATGGCCCTGATTCTGTAGCTGACAGTTCCCTGACTGCTGTGTCACAGCTGATCCAGACAGAGAAAATGAACCAGTCCTCTCTACAGCAACCTAATTTTGTCATTGGGcaacaacagcagctgcaacaaCCCATAGGTGGGGCCGTGCCTCAAAGTACTGCTCAGCCTATGTTTTCTGGGGCTTCGGTAGCAAATCAGCAAATGGTGGTGCCACAGCAATCGCAGCCACAGGTAAATACGCAGGGTGTTACACAGGCTGGACCCAATGGGAAAGGCATGGCACCTCCAAAAGTGACAGTAGGGCAGCCAAGCATtcctgtggcacagcagcaggtgcAGCAGGCAAACATACCAGTGACTCAGCCTCAACAGTTTGCTTATTCTCAGTCCCAGATTCCACCAGTGCATCTACTGCCAACGCAACCTTCTGGTCAGACCGAATACATGCAGCACATGACAATTATGCAGTCTCAAGGAACTATTCAACAGGCTACTACAGGCTCTGTTCCAAGTACTGTGGCTTCCAACCTTCCTGTGGGGCAGGTGACCGGCCAAAATCCCTCACCTGTGGGAGCACCAGTGATGGGGGTGTCGGCACAGCCTGGTGAAGCAGTTGGACAGGGATCGGGATTAATGCAGAGTGGCCAGACACAAGCTAGTCAGACTGCCGTTCCGAAAGCAGGAGGTGTGGTGCAGCAAGGCATTGGACATGCTGGGATTGTGCAACAGAAATCTGTGACTCAGCATCAAATGGGTGGAAGCAGTCAAGTGTCCGGAATGCCTGGTGCTCCCCATGCTGTGGTCTCTGGAGTTCAGAGCGTGCCTGCAGTTGTGCCGGGTACAAGTGTGCCTAGTGTGTCTACCACCACTTCCGTTACTATGCCAAATGTCCCTGTTACACTAGTCCAGTCCCAGCTGACTAGCCATACTTCTGTCAGCAGAAGTACCGGTGTTCAGCCACAGCATGTCGGACACTCATTAATGCAGGGCACGCCTAATGTACCTGCGAATCTGCCACAGTCAAACCTCGGACAGTTTCAGACCCAAGCTCAATCCTTAGTAGGCCAGATTGATGATActagaagaaaatcagaacCCCTACCTCAGCCACCACTTTCTCTTATAGCTGAAAATAAACCTCTTGTGAAGCCTCCCATTCCAGACACTCTAGCAAATCCTCTTCAGTTACCTGCAAGTACTCCTATGAACAGTCTTGCCAGCTCTGTATTTGGCATATCTATTCCTGTTGATGGTGATGAAGACAG actaTTGCTCCAATTGGGCAAGATCTTCCTGAATTCTATTCCTGCTGTCCAGAGTGCTTGCAGATCATCTGCAG TGGATCTGGTGCAAGCGTTGTTGCCATTGACAACAAAATAG